A segment of the Populus alba chromosome 9, ASM523922v2, whole genome shotgun sequence genome:
CAAGGAAGGACAGTTCTTATTTTAAGGCCAGGAATGCAGGTATCATGggctattcttttttctttttattctcccTTGGATGGGGGATCTGGATGATTCATACTGCAATTCCTTGTATTTCCAAATCGGAAACTAACACCATAGCAACTGCTGCAGAATACAAAGTCAATAGACAATCAGATGCGGCATCTGACATATCTCATAGAGAATGCTATCCTTAACCTACCAGAGAGTCAAGAACAAATGGCGTGGTTGATAGATTTCACTGGGTTGTCCATAAACAACACTCCACCCATAAAATCAGCTCGTGATACTGTTAATATACTGCAAAACCACTACCCTGAGAGGCTAGCCGTGGCATTTCTTTACAATCCTCCACGAATTTTTGAAGCATTCTGGAAGGTATGTATTCTAACTCCTTTCaactgttttgttttcttg
Coding sequences within it:
- the LOC118053794 gene encoding uncharacterized protein; amino-acid sequence: MVDGLESHGVSGHSLQFCTDACFRRYLDARNWNVDKAKKMLEETIKWRSTYKPEEICWNEVAVEGETGKIYRANFHDRQGRTVLILRPGMQNTKSIDNQMRHLTYLIENAILNLPESQEQMAWLIDFTGLSINNTPPIKSARDTVNILQNHYPERLAVAFLYNPPRIFEAFWKVCILTPFNCFVFLNEFLNANL